The Syntrophobotulus glycolicus DSM 8271 DNA window TATGATGGGGTTGGTAGGTAGACTTGGCCGGCTGCTTGGTCCTAAAGGACTGATGCCCAATCCAAAGACTGGGACGGTAGCTGTGGATGTTGAGAAAGCAGTGAAAGAAATCAAAGCGGGTAAAATCGAATATCGTGCCGACAAAGCCGGTATTGTCCATGCTCCTATCGGTAAGGTTTCTTTTAGTGAAGATCAATTGTTGGATAACTATAAGGTCATCGCCGATATTATTGCAAGGGCTAAACCTGCTGCCGCTAAAGGACAGTATGTCAGAAGTGTAACGGTATCTTCCACGATGGGACCGGGCGTGAAAATTAACCCTTTGAAAGTTCTTGCTTGATTTAAGCGCTTTCAGGGTTTAAAATAGACCAGGTGACAATAAAATATTTCCGCTTAAGACAGTAGGTGCTTCATTTAGCTTAATGTCCTGCCGAGGTGGTGCTTTGTTTTGATTAGAAGTCTTTTGATATTGCTCTGATTATGACATTGACAAACCTCTGCATGAAAGCGGAGGTTTTTTGATTACCGGTTGGAAGGAGGTGCGTTAGATGCCGAATTATGAGGAAAAACAAAAGATCGTTGACGAGATTAAAGAAAAGTTACAGGAATCATCAGGTGTAGTGCTTGCTGACTATAGGGGAATGACAGTGTCACAAGTGACTAAACTTAGAGTCGAGCTGCGTCAGGCAGGTATAGAATACCGTGTTCTTAAAAATACAATGGTACGTAGAGCAGCGGATGAAATTGGCTTGCAGGGCCTCGACCCTTATCTTAAAGGTTTGACTGCGGTAGCCTTCTCTGCTGATCCTGTTGCTCCGGCCAAGATCCTGATAGAGTTCGGGAAGAAAAATAAAGAGCTTCAGATTAAGGCTGGTGTGGTTGAAGGACAGGTCGTTGGGGCGGATAAGATTAAAGACTTGGCTGCTCTTCCTTCCAGAGAGGTTCTTCTTGCCCAGGTACTTGCAGGAATGCAGGCTCCTATCTCTGGCCTTGTCAATGTCCTTCAGGGTCCGATTCGCAAAATGGTTTATGCATTGGAAGAAGTGCGTAAGGTGAAAGAATCTCAAGCTTAGAAA harbors:
- the rplJ gene encoding 50S ribosomal protein L10, with amino-acid sequence MPNYEEKQKIVDEIKEKLQESSGVVLADYRGMTVSQVTKLRVELRQAGIEYRVLKNTMVRRAADEIGLQGLDPYLKGLTAVAFSADPVAPAKILIEFGKKNKELQIKAGVVEGQVVGADKIKDLAALPSREVLLAQVLAGMQAPISGLVNVLQGPIRKMVYALEEVRKVKESQA